The DNA sequence TTTCTTCAACACAGCAGTTGCTTCTCAGTTCAAAGATTAACAGGTGCCTGTTCTTCCTTAACATACAGTGCACGTCAAAAAAGGTTGCTCTTGATACAGAGCAGGTGAGAAGGTTTTATTGGATTAAAAACCAGTGGGTTGTATCAGACAATGAGCATGACATGCAAATGTCAGGTCCCTCGCTCAGGGTCAGTCATCATGCTGGaaaccaaccacgacaacttaaaggtacagtatgtaggACTGAGCAAATGCTATGGGTGAAGTTGCATATTGCAGCCCTTCGTCGAGAGTGCAGGATAAAGGTGcttagtttgtccattaaaattaaatgacattaaatgtattaatgtatgATGTAAATATAAAGGGCTCATTTTGAGAATGAGAAAATGAGGGACTATTCATACATTCAGGGGAATgtacaatcaaaaataaaagaaaatatatggTATATTCagtatgttacacactggaccttggaGTTAGTATGAACACAATCTTGTTTTCATATTGTGGCCAATTattaataaactaataaattaataaaattgtTTGATTTCTGGCAACTTTGGGCCACATTCTGGCTCCTTCCAGCTGGCATctgtaatttattcatttatcataCGTTCACATCCTGATAAGCCAttaagaaatagaaataaatcaGTAGCTGCATCCCTCACAATGCTGTAATAAGCATGAGTAATCTGTCACTAACTGACCTGCTTATCTGCGttcactctgtctctgctctcacaGTTTGTGACTGGAGTCTTCACAACAAGCCACAGAGGCAAACACCAccgacacacagacaaaagccAGAAGTTGTCCACTGCAATTACTCTCAATGTTTGAGAGAGATGATGGAAGGGGGAGCCTCCTGCTCCTGTCTGGCCCTAACTTATAATTCCCTCTTGTGGGACAATAAAGGTGTGTAAATTAAGCTGAATGCAAAACATTTGCCCGGATTTGCTCGTGTTTCCAGTTTTAAAGAGACCTTAGTTTAAATGATCAATAGGCCACACCTTCCTACTGTTTCAACATATTTTGTTACAGCTTATTTGAAAGACACCATGCAGAATAAAGTGCATAAGGTTCTGCATATAAGGCAGGTATAACTCAGGTTTTCTCCTCTAAGATAGAAGCTGTGGACCTGATTACTAAACTTCATCCTAAGAGTCAAACCAGAGTAAACAGTTGTACTGTAAATACTGAGAGCACAGAAAGATGAAATCTCAATTGTATAttgatacatacagtacattaaatataaatgaccACTAATACACCTTGCCAGACTCAGTGGCGACAGAATTAAAGCTTGATTTGTTTCGACTCCAGAAGGTCTGCACTGTTTCTTCAAGCTTCAAgtttgttgtttgctgttgttgttggtcTCCTTATCAAACTTGAAACTTAAGTAGGCGTGGACTATATGAGCTTAAAATCATATAACAATatgccatttttattttattaaagttggattggattggagaattttaaaataaacgtgtttgttttgatacgcAACAATATTTAGCTCACAAATAATACgaacttttgtttttcaacaacATTGCTGCTGACATGTATTGTATGTACTTTTATTGTACAGTTTAtttatagtgttttgttttaacaaattATAGTGTGTCTTGATCCCAAGGTATTGTGCCTTTTTGAAGCAAAGAGTTAGCAAACAAAATTCCGTTATTTGtatgcataatgacaataacaaatTATTGAATCTGCTAcaggaaaatgttaatatgACAGTTCAAATGTTACAGTTAAAAAACTGGCCTGACTAAATCAAAACAGTGGGTTCATGTTCTGGAGCACACATTAAGTGAGACATTCACAATCCaagacaaataaagaagaatgaAGCAAGCAAATTACACTACAACAAAGAAGACTCAGGTCAAATAACTTGTAGCCGGGATGATAGATAAAAAGCTAAAAGCAAGGGgaatttatttgaatgtgtaACAGAAGGCAGAGGCAGATGTTCATAGATGTTTCATTCGATGGCTCAATTTGGGACTTCACACTTTTATTGTTAGAGAAGTGACGCCCTCTGATGGTCAAACATAGaacaactttaaaatgtattcagtgATCTCTGGGCCTCTCTGCTGGATATCACATGATTTATCAAGAGTTCAAGACAGAACTTTACAACACAAGACTTAAAACTTGTAAGGAGGGTTTAACTACTGTATCGACTTACATCCAGAGATTTATcctgaaaaatatgaattaatcaaaatcacaacACAATTAACTGACAGCCTGAGACATAATTCTCCACAGGCTGTTCATTGTCAGTGATTACAACTACAGCGTTAGTGTCATAACTGCCACTGTGATACTCAAGTCTCAATTTTGCAACTGTGGTTTTTGTTACTCATCTGGTGCAATGACATCATAATAAAAGTCAACTGCAGCCCCTAGCCCTGTATGTAATTTCTAAGGAAATGATCTTAgtctttcacttcacttcataAAACTATGCTCACTGGCTACTTTATATGGTACATCATGCTGCTACTGAGTTGGATCTATTCTGCCTTCAGAGTTGTCTCAATCATTTTTGTCATATATTCAACAAAGTGCAGGAAACATTCCTCAGATATGTTGGTTCAGACTGACATCAAAGCATCTGGCAGATTCATCAGCTGATGCAAATTCTCAGCTTCAAAAATGCAGTCTGCGGTGATTTGAGTTTTGTGATATTCTCTAGTTTCCTCAcatggtccaaaaacatgcagatttggggattaggcaaattggacactctaaattgaccataggtgagagagtggatggttgtttgtctctatgtggccttgtgatggactggcaacctgtccaggatgtaccccgccttttgccctatgtcatcCTGCTAAATGTAGCCATTAGAAGATGCTACACTGTGATTATAAAGACATGAATATGTTCCGCAACTATTTACCAGCAGACTGTGACAAAACATGACAAGGAAATAACCCCCACCTCCTTAAACCACCAACACCAGCATAAAACGACCATAAACTGCGGTGAGCCTGTGTGAAGTGTTTCATCAATTTCCTGTTCTTAGTTGACAGGAGTGCAATCAAGTGTGCTCTTTTGCTCCTGTCGTCCATCTACCTCATGGTTTCAGTGTGATGTGCCTTAAAAGATGGTTTCTGCATATCTACTGTAGGTTGTACCAAATGACTGTTTGAGTTACCGTTGCCTCTCTATGATCTCAAATGAGTCTTCTCTTTTCACTAGAAATCTGAAGCTCAGTTGATATTTTCTGACCATCCTCTGTGAGAGGTGGTTGTACATGAAAATCACAGTAGATCACCAGTAGAATCATAACCTTTCCTCTTCATTATGATGCTGCATTTGAACTTCAGCaagtcatcttgaccatgtctacatgcctagAATACATTGggttgctgccatgtgactgTTTGATTAGATATTTATGTTAACAAGAACAGGTATACATATCTGTACCTAAATAAATATGGGGAGATATTCTAAATAAACTAGTGACTAATAGACGGACCATAAGGCAGCAGAAAAATAAGCCACGTAATTACTCTAACAATGACAATGGTGCATGACAACTCATACCTATACtgatcacacacatacaccctaAAATATGATGCACGGATGCAGAGAAGGTGCAGACACAGAAGccaagatgaagaagaaaaccaaaaccACAGGGTCACTTACAAAAGCACACGGCTGTATAAAAAGGGTGACTTGACACCCTCAAGATTACAGGTTGGGTCTGCTAGTCTGCGACCAGCACAATGTGTGGCTtacacatttgtctgttttttcttctgacATGTTTCAGCCAAGAAGGTAAGATTACGAAATAAAATTATTactcattatatatatatatacacaaatttCCTACATCATCTCATCCTTTATTGATTTTGACAGCGCTGGCGAGTGAGATCATACATGGTAAAAAAGTGCCGGATAACTTAATGCTGTACATGGCCTCAGTGCAGAACAACAATGGTCATATATGTGGAGGATTCCTTGTCAGTGAAGACGTTGTGGTCACGGCTGCACACTGTAACAAACAGTGAGTTATTCCGCTTTAAGAAATCtgcttcattttacattttatgaatcTACTGAACAACTACTGACAATCTTTCAATCATCACCCATTCAGCAAGCCTTCAAGTGTTGTACTTGGGAACCACAATCTCAAGAAGGCTCGCAACGGCACAGAGAGATATGATGTCATCAAGAGATGCGTGCACCCAGATTATGTGAAAGTATCAAAGGGTAATGACATCATGCTTCTCAGAGTAAGTCCATTGTAAATGAATAGGCTAATTTTTGCATTGTTTCCAAAACTGTTCAGAGACAAGACTTAATGGTAATATCACGGCATCATCTTCTATTGTGATGACTAATATGGAAAATCTTTAACCTTTTAAACTtgtgattttgtgtttccaAAGCTGGCTAAGAAACCTCAACTGGGCAACAGAATACAACCGGTTCAGCTTCCAAAGAACAAGAATGATGTAAAGGATAAATCAAAGTGTCGTGTAGCTGGatgggggaaaacaaaaacaggcggTCACACTATTGATGTCCTGCAATCGGTGGAGCTGCCTGTCATTGACCTGAAAGTCTGTTCCACACAATGGAAAGAATTGAAAATTAATCTCCCTGCCAATGTCATCTGTGCAGGTGGATATGGAACAAATAAAGGATTCTGTCAGGTATGATTTCAGGTCATGTCGAGTCTCACCGTTTTCTAGTCTTAAATAATGAATCAACAAATAAGGATCCTTGTTCTTGCTCCTCACAGGGTGACTCCGGAGGCCCTCTGGTGTGCGGTGGTACAGCAGTTGGTGTTGTGTCTTTCAACATGGGAGGAAACTGTGACTACCCAAATGTACCCAACGTCTACACAGATGTATCAAAATATCTGCCGTGGATCAAAGAAATTCTCAAGAAAAAGAACTTTAACAAAGCACTCTGTGGCGTACTTTCCTGATGTTGCAgatgtatctgtgtgtttaaaGAATAACATGTACTTTATCTGGAATATGGAATAAAAAGCTTTATTTCACATGCTGTTTCGAATCTTCATTACGATGCAGACATGAGATTATGTTAGTTTGAAGGCCCATATTCCGTACTGCAAAACTGtgagtaaaatgtgttttgttaacTTTCAAAGTTGTTTAAAGCAGGGAataaaactcaaatgacctgggggttGCATGAGCTTCAAGACTCGTAAGAGGGGCCCgtcaagtcaaaaaaaaaaaacactcagtcTGATATGAGCAAttatcacaacaacatttgtcacaatattttacataatttcaaAACAAAGGAGGACCGAAAGTATGGAGGACCAAAAgggccaaaattaaataaataaataaatacaccattaaataattcattaaatgtgtcattaaataattaaatgtattgaattaattaatgacacatttaagtacttaatgacacatttaatgaattatttaatggtgtatttatttatttaattttggcccttttggtcctccatatttgttttgatacataatgatttacaaaaaaacccaaaaatatTTATCATGCAAAATTAgtctttaaatataaaaaacaaacatttaagtaGTGGGCCGCATGGAATTGCTTGAAGGGCCACAGTTGTCTTGCGggccgtgagtttgagacctctggtttaAAGCTTTTTATTGTCAGTTGAAGAAAAGTTTGAAGCAAATTTTGAAGCCTGTCCACATAAAACACCCACATAGAAAAGTGTGACAGTTAGCAATGAAAtggactttaaaaaaagtagAAGCATGGGTTTCATAACTGGGACTATGAGAACACTGTTGCTCTAATGTGAAACTGTGGTCTCTGTGGTTTGTAACAGAGTTGCACCTAACTTTGTGAAGTAGGACGATGCCGCTTCCTTGTTATAGGAcctaaaaaaagagaagtatCCAGTGTGGCTGATTTGATTCTCTACACAAGGAGGGGACTGGGTTCAGAAACAACACTACTGCTGCTCCGGTCTTATTCTGGGTCAGTGTTTGACTGGGCAAGAGAGTGCGTAAAATTCATCTttcatcataaaaaataaagtggtgAAAAGACTTCTTAGAATAAAGAGCATCACATGCTGATCATACACATGCACTTCACCTTGCTCCATCACTAGATCTTTTGCTTTTTCACTCAAGACAAGGGGCCTCATCAAGGATGATGATAATACACAGTGACATGAGCCATGTTTACTGTGCCCTTATCCTTTTCTTGTACTTAATGCACATAGCCTTTAGCCAAtagttctttttctgttttaccTTCCTTTAAcccttgtttttcatgtgttgtcTGATTTTGCTGTctgttttaacagtttttacTGCTGTAACGAGTGAATTTCCCTGATGAGGGATAAAGAAAgtttatctcatcttatcttactTTTTATTCCCTTGCTCTTGGAAGGAACACTACAAATACAACTTGCATTGCCTTGTCGCCAGTGATAtacagtttttctcagtcgctttggtgcttttctcaCATCACTATTAACATTTGCACAGCAGTTAGTGCATTTCTCAAAACAATAAGTGCAAACTGCAAAACCTAGTGGATAACCTGCAAAAGCAAGTCATTTGCTCAAAATGGATCGTCCATTCCTCAAAAGCAAGTATTCATGTCAATGAAACTGCCAGTGTCATCAAAATGAGAAGTCTTGACACCATCGTTTTGAACAAGATAGTCAAATGGccttgtcatgttttcattatgagTCATTTCATTATGATCACTTTATTCTCTCAAGTGTTttccaatgcaaaaaaaaggtcagaccTCAGTGACACTACCTGAAAATGCTCAAGACAGCACTATACACTACTTGTACAGCCATTTGAAAACTAGAGTTAAGTTACACATTGCTGTAGTTAGGGGAGTAAGTGAGTACAAGACACTGAATACGtacttttcacatttttactgtatatggtcTTTGCAATTCTCCTGcattgtgcaaaagaaaaatacactacaGTCACTTATTTAGAACAAACATAAGAGACACCCTTTTGTGCACAAATGCGAGGTTGTCATTCAATCCTATGTGGTGCAGAGTAATGTACAGTAAACATGAGAGGTTTGATTACTGTCCAATACTATACATACCTGTTCTCCCTACCAAATGTTTGAATGATTGAATTCACAGTGGTTCTTCCAACATTTGGTTGCACCCTCCGACCAGCCTCAGCCATTGTGAGGCCGTGATTGACAACATGGTCCACAACTGTAGCCCTTATTTCATTGGGAATCTGCCTATGTATTTggcctcttctccctcttccccTGAATTTTCATTCTGATCTGAGAAAAGCGCCAAAGcgactgagaaaaactgtaaaaaagtaATCAACATGTAGCTGACCTCACAGGAAGACATGCAGAAGTCTGGTCTGAACGCTGACACGTACACATGAGGTTGGAAACTGTGGTTTCTCAAGTTTACCGTGTTTCTCATGCAGTTCAGAGAAATGTTCGAGTGGGCTACGTCGAGTAGATTCTTGGCaaagtgtctttaaaaaaaacaaatagaatatGGCTCTAACTGTATGTgtacgatagatagatagatagatagatagatagatagatagatagatagatagatagatagatagatagatagatagatgttttGTCATGTTGAAAAAACATGTGATATACACTGGACATGCTTGTAGGGGACACACTGTAGCGTTATGTGAActtcctgagcatgtctgcatgTCTAAAACCGTTGTAGCCTTGACCACAACCATCCACGTGCATCTTTTAGTTAACTCTGTTTTGCAAATAAACCACATCTTTTGTAATCCAGCAACAGCAACTTCACAAAAAAGCATGTTGGCAAATTCACTGAAGCAACAAAGACCACAAAATAAGCaagatgtgtgttgtttttttctctctgagaAATTATATAACCAAAAGGGGAAACTATAGATTTGACTAGAGACCATGGCAGTTATTGTCATACTCCTGCTGCTCTCACTTCTAAATAGTAAGTTATACTgtatgataaaaacaaaatcctgAAGCAAACAACCACTAATGATTTAAATCATGATGTATTTTGTATTCCAGGAGCCGAGGCTTCTCACATCGTCAACGGCAGAGATGCTGCCCCACACTCACGACCCTACATGGCCTCGCTGCAAGTTCGAGGTCGCCATAATTGTGGAGGAGTTCTGGTGAGAGAAGACTTTGTACTCACAGCAGCACATTGTGAGCTACGGAGGTAAGAAATCAATAAAGATTCTGTTGCCgtggttttcttttatttcttggCAGACCTTGGGatttgaaatcattttaaaagctgATAGAAACCTCTCGGAACAGATTTAATATTTTCCCACAACATAATGGCAAAGTTTTGGGGATATGAGATTCTCGCAGCTACTCGTTTCCTTTCATGTAAGACTAAAAGATAACTCACAGAAACACCGATTTACAAGGACAATCCATCATGAAAGTATGTTTTTACAAGTTACAATaaggagcatttttatttgGTAATATCCCTGAGTCTTCCATtcatctgaacacacacacaatccaatATAGAAGGTGATTTTTACCAATAACATATCTAATGTCCAGTATTTATTCATCTGTGATTTCTAGCTCGTACACTGTTGTGCTCGGGGCTGACTCCCTCTCAGGTAATGAGGATACAAAGCAGGAATTCCGATCTGTTCGATCCATTCCACACCCCAACTATGATGACCATGCAAATGACATCATGCTCCTACAGGTGATGATGCTTTAAACTTTTGTCTGTGTCATACTATAAGTATGCAGTGTTTTAATGGGTCTAGCTTGCCCAGAAAAAATGATGAGAATTCACaatatctgtatttttaaacactaaTCTCCATGTTATAGCTCAACGGCAGGGCTAACCTGACAGAAGCAGTCCAGCTGATCTCTCTGAAAAGTGACAGGGTGAACACAGCAAGTCGCTGCCTCACAGCAGGCTGGGGTGACATAGGAGATAACAACACCTTACCTCTTACACTTCAGGAAGTCAATGTAACCACTCTGCCTCAGCGAACGTGTCGTCGGAGATGGGGAATGGTTCCCATAACTAGATCAATGGTTTGCGGTGTTGGGTCAAGGGTCTTTCAAGGTTTCTGCTCGGTAAGAATATATACTAACTGGACTCTCAATAATAAGGTATATAAAAACGTACCTTCTTCTAAGTCTCGCTTGTCTTGTAGGGGGATTCAGGTGGTCCTTTGGTGTGTGATGGAGCTGTAGCAGGTGTCGTCTCCTTCTCTGGGCGGCGATGTGGAAACCCCAGGACGCCTGATGTCTACACACGCGTTTCAACCTTCAGGGAATGGATTCAAAGTGTGATGAATAACCCGCTTGTAATATCTGTTTGACAATGCAATGCTGTGACTGTTGAGATTAAAAGACAAAGGCCCTGTTTATTTTGATGACACAGTATGCATTTAAAATGAGTCACGAGAAActcttgaaataaaaatgtaatgcacAAGATACAAAAGATATTTTAGCGGtcaaaatgttgtttgtgtggATGTAAGTATCATTATGCCATTTAACTTATGTGGAACActttattgtgtattattctcATGTAATGAACTGTGCATTAGTGCATCTGATATAGCCAGGCAGAGGGTATTTCTGGCCTCGACACTGAGAGCCATTACAAAGTTATTATGAAGGAATCGACAGGTGAATATGACTTGTCCTTAAAGCCTGTGTCACTAACAAGTTTGTTTTCAAAGCCCATCATGCTACTCATGTGAGCCTTTACTTGTGCTACTGGTTTTGTACATTAAgtagttaataaataaatgacctaAAGATGCTCATTAAATTCTTGAATGAAAGGTGTCATTTGTTCTGCACTAGTATGTTTTTGTGATGTTGAAATTTAAGTTATTTAATGTTGTCTTtgacataaatgttaaaaacacttGAACATAATAATCACATTTGATGACACATGAGGATGCTATTGCTATCACTTCTGTCAGAGGTTCCCAAATGGAAAGGCCCAATCGCCACTTGAGGGCGCCAAAGTTCCACAGGGCCATCCAAACCCTCTGTAAAAACTTGTATATATAAACTTAATATATCTTGTTGTTTAGTACATTTTTCTGAAGAGAAAACTAAATGCAAGTGTTAAATTACAACTTGATTAATCAAAAAAATTACTTAAATCTTGTAAGAGTAAAGGCATGTGCAGATGTGAGCACCCACATTATTCACATAATTAATTTCCAGGAAAGCCAACTCTCCTAGATGCTTGGTGTGTGGatgaaaatatataatataacactgAGAGAAATGAATTCCTAAAATACGAGGGCACATACATCATCTGATACTTTGCAATAACCacagaaaaaaacttttttgaaTGGATTTCAGAGTGGTTTATTTTACTCGCACTTCCTGCAGgttttaaaggtccaatttGGTAGAATTAATGACATTTACTGGTGAAACTGCAGTTTTTAACAAGCACACAAAGGACTCCACTCACCTCTTCCTTTTCCACACTTGTCAGGGGTCTACAGTGCCTTCGTATAccggagagaagaggaaaattCTGCTTGAAATTGCAAAATGCACCCTCTGGCTTGTTTGTCCATTAGGCCTGTTGTAGAAACATTGTGGCACAGGATGGCTGTTTCCgcaaagcaaggcccttgtcaAAGTATATTCTAGGGTGACAAGAACACATACACGTGACATGCAAATGTTACATGCTGGACCTTTAGAATTATCTTTGTGTGCCAAATAATGACATTGTAGGTGATTCCCATTTGTGTATAATAATTttaacaaagacaataaaaatagTTCAAAGTAAGAagattatttcctctttttgtttgtaTACACAGGTGAATCTTAAAATATTGTTCCCTCAGGACATAGTTTGGACACTATTTCATACAGTTTTCATATTTGTTCTGTCTGCCCCTTTAAGAGACATTTTAGGCATCTCCTGCGTCACAACAAATCCCAAAAGTCCAGTGTCACGTGGTGGAGTTGTGTGGGTTAACCTGTGACGTGAATACCTTGTCGTGTCGTGACGTGACGCTTGGAGGCGCTGAACTATTTCCGAACATGCTCgaatgcatcacacacacactgcagcgtTGTGAAACCGCCGCTGAGCCGGTTTTTCAAAGTCTCCATGGCTGTAAtttcaaaaaaaactaaacttccCAGTGTCCCTTGCGCCAGCGGTCACGTTCTGCTCTGTGGCCATGGCAGCCGAGGGCTCGCTGGGAACCGGAGTGTATTTTCCCTCTTCTCGCCACCACCTCCCGTTTTCCTCAGCGTTCGCGAGATTTACATAGACGGACTGGTGGTGTGTGGGATCATTTTGTCCGCCAGGCAAACTGAACAATATTGATATGAAATCTGCGTAAAGGTAATACAAATGTATGCATTGATTTGTGAGAACAGGGCAGATGGCGCCCGGTTTTACGCTAGCGTTTGTTAGCTGTCATTAGCGGATGTTACTAGCCGCCTCCACTTTTCACCTACAGTCACATCTGCATTGAGGTGCAGCTACGACAGACAGACGAGTGTTAACCCAGAGTGAGGTGGAGGTGTGTTCGGCTCAGTCCAGGACAGGTGGGCTTCGACATGACTCACCGCGTAGTCCATCGAGCTTATCAAGTTATTTGTATGTGGAATGTGCTAACGTTTGAATTACTGGCTGTGAATACGTTACGTTTACATGCTGTCATTCACACTGTGAAATGGCTGACGTATTCTCTAGTATAGTTGTCTTTTTAATCTTAAACTCGGGCATATGACGAAGGCTATGACCTCCATATAGCCGCGTAGTTCAAGTAAATACCCAGGAAGTTCTTTCATCATGCTAATCGAGTTGGCTGCCGGTGCTGTCAGTCTCCTGACAGGAAGGAGGGGGCCTTTCTTATATTATGCTGTAGCTCACTTTATGTGGAGTTGTCAGCTGTCACGCAAATAACTGAGCATtgacctgtttttttctctctctctctcttaatcaGTATCCTTTGCATCTCTGGAGGCATGTCCAAGAAAAGGGGCAGGTAAGTAGAAACAAAGCTACTGCCACTACTGGTAGTTATTTAATGTACTACAGCAATGTGAGAGTGTTACAGCTACATGACAAGAGCAATAATCCAGGTGTGACTCATTGAAGTCAATCACAGTAAACGAAAGTAATGCACAATTCATGCTCCATTCAAAGGGCCTTTGTGTAACACTTAAAGGCGCTTACTGGCAGAATTTGAATGTGCTacccatatacagtatatatttaatatataataagtgCATTTACTTAAAAATAGTTAGATTTACATGTACTTCAGCAAGGGCCCTACTTTGCAGAGTCCATTGTCTTGCTACAGCAGCCCACATGGACaaaccagagtgtgtgttttgaagcagaGAGTCACTGCATTAATGATAAAAGAATGACATGCTCTCTGATATACtgatttttacacactggacctttaaataatcaaattggCCCATAACGTAGTTGTAGTAATGTAGTAACGTAGTTGTAGTAATGTAGTTCTACCACTTtagggcagcccatggccaagtggaaagggaaggtcgcc is a window from the Solea solea chromosome 9, fSolSol10.1, whole genome shotgun sequence genome containing:
- the LOC131465740 gene encoding duodenase-1-like, producing the protein MCGLHICLFFLLTCFSQEALASEIIHGKKVPDNLMLYMASVQNNNGHICGGFLVSEDVVVTAAHCNKHKPSSVVLGNHNLKKARNGTERYDVIKRCVHPDYVKVSKGNDIMLLRLAKKPQLGNRIQPVQLPKNKNDVKDKSKCRVAGWGKTKTGGHTIDVLQSVELPVIDLKVCSTQWKELKINLPANVICAGGYGTNKGFCQGDSGGPLVCGGTAVGVVSFNMGGNCDYPNVPNVYTDVSKYLPWIKEILKKKNFNKALCGVLS
- the LOC131465660 gene encoding mast cell protease 1A-like, coding for MRVILYDKNKILKQTTTNDLNHDVFCIPGAEASHIVNGRDAAPHSRPYMASLQVRGRHNCGGVLVREDFVLTAAHCELRSSYTVVLGADSLSGNEDTKQEFRSVRSIPHPNYDDHANDIMLLQLNGRANLTEAVQLISLKSDRVNTASRCLTAGWGDIGDNNTLPLTLQEVNVTTLPQRTCRRRWGMVPITRSMVCGVGSRVFQGFCSGDSGGPLVCDGAVAGVVSFSGRRCGNPRTPDVYTRVSTFREWIQSVMNNPLVISV